The segment TTATATGAGCAGACTTATCGTGATGATGGCGATCCTATTCTGCTGCTGGACCAAATTAAGCACAGCGATCGACAGGAAGCTGACTTTGAAAATTTTGCTCTGAGAGAAGTATTGGCGCAATTACCGCAACGGGAACAAGCGGTAATCCATCTGCGATTTTTCCATGACAAAACCCAAGCCGAGATTGCCGCTATGATTGGTTTGTCTCAGGTTCAGGTATCCCGTATCGAGAAAAACGCCCTGAAAATGATTAAAGAATTATTACAGACCTCAGGTTAAAAATGAGGTCTGTTTATTTTAAAATTAGGGAAAACTATCGGTAAGATTATAGCTGGGGGGTGAGAGAATTTGACAAAAAAAGTGTATATCCTCCTAGGGATTTTATTGCTGATGGCTACCGGCGGCATAGCCTGGTATTTCTGGGATGAAGGCCCTCAGAAAGTCCCTGTGCGTTCTAAATCAGTCTGGTTATACCGGAATGAAAGCCCAAACGATTTTTACGCCTGGGTTCCGGAAAGGTATGATATTTCTATTCCGGCGCACACTATGCTTATACTTGAGTTATAGTAAGGAGGCAACAGTATGGCTGTCGTAAAAGTAATTGAATTAGTGGGCACTTCCCGTCACAATTGGACTGATGCGGTAGAAAATGCGGTGGTGGAAGCCGGAAAAACTCTCGATGACATTGCCGGAGTCGAGGTTACCAATTTTACGGCCAATATTGGTGAAAGCCGCATTACCGAATACAAAGCCAATGTAAAAATCGCCTTTCACGTTCATTAAAACTTCAATAAGGAGAGTGCTGAGCGCACTCTCCTTATGTCTTGAAAGGGTAGTTGCATGTTGACGATAGATTTTATTGCACTGCTGCTCACGGCATGCCTGGTAGGGTTTCGTTATCCTCTGTATGTTTGTTTCGCCGTTATAATCCACGAGCTGGGCCGTTTGATTGTGACTGTCTTTTTTCATGGTCAGATTGAGGCCATGGTGGTTGCCGGTGTTTTCAGCACTTCGGTCGTGAATAATATGACCCATGGCCTGAAGGGTTTGCTTATTGCCCTGTCCGGCCCATTAGCCAACTATTTGGCCTCCGGTATTGCCGGCGGCTCTGAGTGGGAAAAAACGGCGGATTTAGTTAATCCGGTTTCCAGTCTGAAATATCCCTTTGCAGTGATTCATTTACGTTTTGCGGTTTTATCGTTAGCAGTCAGTCTATGGAGTTTCTTTTTTTAATAGGAGGTGGAAAACCGAATGGACAAGCGTCGCAACATGCGCAGTATGAATGGCGCTGGAAATCAATCTCTTCAGCCGGGACAAAACCAAAATCAGCAGGGCGAGCAGAACCAGGCATTCAGTACTGACGCGAATCATGCTATTTTACTTGCCCTGCAGAATATCCAAAATCAAATTAATACGTTACAACAAGACAAGGAAAACAATGCGTCCAGCCAGGAAGCATCGAATGACCAACAGTCAACGCCCCAGCTCTTGCAGCAGTCTATGTCCCAGGATAATCACCAAGCAGCACAGCCTCCTCAGACTCAGACCGCCGGGGCTAACCAGGCGCTGACGCAGTTATTGCAGCAGATTTACGGTTCCCAGAACCAGTCTCAGCAGGGTGTGGAACAGTCTCAGTCTCAGGGAAACAATACCGGATCTCAGCCTGCTGCCCTGAAAAAGCAGGTGACAATGCAGACGGCTGCGCAGCTTCTGGCCGATACACAGTATGAGCTGGCCAATGAATTGGAAAATAGCCTGCAGAAATTGCGGCAGGTGATTCAGGATAGTGAGAAATTGGCCAATAAAATCAGTTCTTTATTAGGGGAAAATGAAAAATCGACGCCGTGAACATGCGGTGGAAGGATGAAAGCTTTGGCCGAAAAGGTAAAAGTCATTTTAGTGACTGACGGCGATCAAGTTGCGCAAAATGTAGTGGAAGATATTGCCGATTCGCTGGGGTTGCGCTGTATATCGGCATCAGGCGGCAACCCGACTCCCATATCCGGCGAGGAGATTATACGATTATTAAAGACCGTTCCATTTGATCCTGTCCTGGTCATGTTTGATGACAAAGGCCGCCGCGGTAAAGGCAGCGGGGAAAGCGCCCTCGAATACGTGGCATCCCATCCGGAGGTGGATGTGCTAGGCGCTATAGCTGTTGCCTCGAATACCAGCGGCATTCAGGGAGTGGAGCCGGATGCCTGTATCGATGACCGGGGGAAAATAGTAGAGAAGCCGGTAAACAAAAACGGGCAAGTGGAGAGTAAGGGATGCTCTCCCAGAGTGTTCGGCGATACGGTGGATGTGTTGAATTATTTGAACATCCCGGTTATTATCGGGGTGGGCGATATCGGGAAAATGGATCATGCGGATGATTTGCGCCGCGGTGCCCCCATTACCTATAAAGCAGTGGAAGAAATATTGAAACGGAGCGGGATTTTGCATGGCGGACAAGAACAAAATCAAACCGGACATTGACAGCAATATCAATTTACTGAAGGATATGCTGGGGGTAGGGGAAAGCTTTGACATCATTTTCCGGGAGTATAATGTTGGGCGAAAACGGGCCGCTTCTTTTTCCATCAATGGCATGGTGAATGATATTATCATCAGTAATGTGTTAGAGGACATGACTGCCTATCTGCAGCAAGATTTATCCATTAACACGATGCATAAGCTTTTCTATTCCCGATCCACTCATTCTCAGGCGAAATTGGTGGATAATATTGAAGACGCTCTTTTAAGCCTGCTGTCAGGGGAGTTCCTTTTCCTGCTCGACGGTGAAACCCAGATCATCGTATTAGATGCCCGTTCTTATCCAGCCAGGGCCCCCAGTGAATCCAACATAGAGAAAGTAACCCGGGGTTCACGGGACTCTTTCGTGGAAACCATTGTTTTTAACACCGTATTAATCCGTCGGCGGTTACGAGACCCGAATCTGCGCTTCAAAATCATTAAAGTCGGGGGACGGTCCAAGACGGACGTTGCCCTGTGCTATATCAAAGATATCACTAATTCCGCCTTGGTGGAGCAGGTTCAAAAGAGCCTTGAGTCTATCGTCATTGACGGTATTCCTATGGCGGAGAAAGCTATTGAGGAGTATGTCATCCCCGGCAGCAAATGGAATCCCCTCCCCAAAGTCCGTTATACCGAAAGGCCTGACGTGGCTGCAGTCCATTTGCTGGAAGGGCATATCTGCATTATTGTGGACACTTCGCCGAATATCATGATTCTGCCGGCCACTGTTTGGCATCATGTACAGCATGCTGAAGAGTATCGACAGAATGTGGTGGTTGGCACTTTTTTGCGGCTG is part of the Acetonema longum DSM 6540 genome and harbors:
- a CDS encoding dodecin family protein, which gives rise to MAVVKVIELVGTSRHNWTDAVENAVVEAGKTLDDIAGVEVTNFTANIGESRITEYKANVKIAFHVH
- a CDS encoding stage V sporulation protein AE produces the protein MKALAEKVKVILVTDGDQVAQNVVEDIADSLGLRCISASGGNPTPISGEEIIRLLKTVPFDPVLVMFDDKGRRGKGSGESALEYVASHPEVDVLGAIAVASNTSGIQGVEPDACIDDRGKIVEKPVNKNGQVESKGCSPRVFGDTVDVLNYLNIPVIIGVGDIGKMDHADDLRRGAPITYKAVEEILKRSGILHGGQEQNQTGH
- a CDS encoding spore germination protein, which codes for MADKNKIKPDIDSNINLLKDMLGVGESFDIIFREYNVGRKRAASFSINGMVNDIIISNVLEDMTAYLQQDLSINTMHKLFYSRSTHSQAKLVDNIEDALLSLLSGEFLFLLDGETQIIVLDARSYPARAPSESNIEKVTRGSRDSFVETIVFNTVLIRRRLRDPNLRFKIIKVGGRSKTDVALCYIKDITNSALVEQVQKSLESIVIDGIPMAEKAIEEYVIPGSKWNPLPKVRYTERPDVAAVHLLEGHICIIVDTSPNIMILPATVWHHVQHAEEYRQNVVVGTFLRLVRLGGIAMSFLLPPLWLALVLQPHLLPETLAFLGPKESGIIPLGIQFLLAEFGVELVRMATVHVPSAQATALGFIGAFMLGEFATKVGLFANETIFYIAVAVVGTFATPSVELALAVRVFRIALIMIVMAFKLPGLLAGLAGVAILLIFTKSFGVPYSWPLIPFNFLALKDVVFRLPIPEKVLRPAMLRPKDEDRLETGEQTGGSESTKKKPDGDKK